Below is a genomic region from Candidatus Epulonipiscium sp..
GGTTTGGCAGGAACAACGGTAGAAATAGCATGTTTATATATCATTTGTTGTTTTCCTTCACTATCTAATATTACGATAAAATTATCAAAGCCTTTTATAAATCCCTTTAATTGAAATCCATTGGTTAAAAAAACTGTTACTG
It encodes:
- the hfq gene encoding RNA chaperone Hfq; translated protein: MSKTINLQDVFLNHVRKEKTAVTVFLTNGFQLKGFIKGFDNFIVILDSEGKQQMIYKHAISTVVPAKPIYFNYNQEKSDEQ